Genomic window (Pseudomonas hydrolytica):
GGGAGCAGAACAACTACTTCGCCCCACAAGGTAGCGGTGAGCCGTACACCATCATGATCCCGCCGCCGAACGTCACCGGCAGCCTGCACATGGGGCACGGCTTCAACAACGCGATCATGGATGCGCTGATCCGTTTCCGCCGCATGCAGGGCCGCAACACCCTGTGGCAGCCGGGCACCGACCACGCCGGTATCGCCACCCAGATGGTGGTGGAGCGCCAGCTCGCCGCGCAGGGCATCGGCCGTCACGACCTGGGCCGCGAGAAGTTCCTGGAGAAGGTCTGGGAGTGGAAGAACCAGTCCGGCGGCACCATCACCCGGCAGATCCGCCGCCTGGGCAGCTCGGTGGACTGGTCGCGCGAGCGCTTCACCATGGACGACGGTCTGTCCGAAGCGGTCAAGGAAGCCTTCGTGCGCCTGCACGAGGATGGCCTGATCTACCGCGGCAAGCGCCTGGTCAACTGGGACACCAAGTTCCACACCGCCATTTCCGACCTGGAAGTGGAAAACCACGACGAGAAAGGCTCGCTGTGGAACCTGCGCTACCCGCTGGCCGACGGCAAGAAGACCGCCGACGGCAAGGACTACCTGATCGTCGCCACCACCCGCCCGGAAACCATGCTCGGCGACAGCGCCGTGGCCGTGCATCCGGAAGACGAGCGCTACAAGGCGCTGATCGGCAGCTTCGTCGAACTGCCGCTGGTGGGCCGCCGCATTCCGATCGTCGCCGACGACTATTGCGACCCCGAGTTCGGCACCGGCTGCGTGAAGATCACCCCGGCGCACGACTTCAACGACTACGAAGTGGGTAAGCGCCACAACCTGCCGCTGATCAACATCTTCGACGCCGACGCCGCCGTGCTGGCGCGCGCCCAGGTGTTCAACCTCGACGGCAGCGTCAACAGCATCGTTGACGGCAGCCTGCCGGCCGAATACGCCGGCCTGGACCGCTTCGAGGCGCGCAAGCGCATCGTCGCCGCCTTCGAAGCCGCGGGCCTCTTGGAGAAGATCGAAGACCACGCGCTGAAAGTACCGAAGGGCGACCGCTCCGGCACCGTGATCGAGCCGTGGCTGACCGACCAGTGGTACGTCTCCACCAAGCCGCTGGCCGAGAAGGCCATCGCCGTGGTCGAGAGCGGCGAGATCCAGTTCGTGCCCAAGCAGTACGAGAACATGTACTTCAGCTGGATGCGTGATATCCAGGACTGGTGCATCAGCCGTCAGCTGTGGTGGGGCCACCGCATCCCGGCCTGGTACGACGAGGCCGGCAACGTCTATGTCGGCCGCGACGAGGCGGAAGTGCGCGCCAAGCACAACCTCGAAGGCGTCGCCCTGCGCCAGGACGAAGACGTGCTGGACACCTGGTTCAGCTCCGGCCTGTGGACCTTCTCCACCCTCGGCTGGCCCGAGCAGACCGATTTCCTCAAGACCTTCCACCCCACCGACGTGCTGGTCACCGGCTTCGACATCATCTTCTTCTGGGTCGCGCGGATGATCATGCTGTCGACCCACCTGACCGGGCAGATCCCGTTCAAGACCGTGTACGTGCACGGCCTGGTGCGCGACGGCCAGGGCCAGAAGATGTCCAAGTCCAAGGGCAACGTGCTCGACCCGCTGGACATCGTCGACGGCATCACCCTGGACGAGCTGCTGGAAAAACGCACCAGCGGCATGATGCAGCCCAAGCTGGCCGAGAAGATCGCCAAGCAGACCCGCGCCGAGTTCCCCGAGGGCATCGCCAGCTACGGCACCGACGCCCTGCGCTTCACCTTCTGCTCGCTGGCCACCACCGGCCGTGACGTGAAGTTCGACATGGGCCGCGTCGAGGGCTACCGCAACTTCTGCAACAAGCTGTGGAACGCCACCAACTTCGTCCTGGAAAACACCGAAGGCAAGGACTGCGGCGTCAATGGCGAGCCGGTGGAGCTGTCCGCCGTCGACCGCTGGATCATTTCCGCCCTGCAGCGCTGCGAGCAGGACGTCACCCGCCACCTCGACGCCTTCCGCTTCGACCTGGCCACCCAGGCCCTGTACGAATTCGTCTGGGACGAGTACTGCGCCTGGTACCTGGAGCTGGTGAAGCCGGTGCTGTGGGACGAAACCGCCAGCGCCGAGCGCCAGCGCGGCACCCGTCGCACCCTGGTACGCGTACTGGAAGTAATCCTGCGCCTGGCCCATCCGTTCATGCCCTTCATCACCGAAGAGATCTGGCAGCGCATCAAGGCACTGGCCGGCAAGGACGGCGCCACCCTGATGCTGCAGCCCTGGCCGGTGGCAGCCGAGGAGCGCATCGACGCCGCCGCCGAGGCCGATATCGAGTGGGTCAAGCAGCTGATGCTCGGCGTACGGCAGATCCGTGGCGAGATGAAGATTTCCATGGCCAAGCGTATCGACATCATCGTCGCCAACGCCTCGGACTCCGACCTGCGCCGCCTGGCCGACTTCGAGCCGCTGCTGAGCAAGCTGGCCAAGCTGGAGTCGGTCCGCGTGCTGGGCGCAGGCGAGGAAGCGCCGATGTCCGCCACTGCCCTGGTCGGCGAGATGCAGGTGCTGGTGCCGATGGCCGGGCTGATCGACAAGGACGCCGAGCTGGCGCGCCTGGACAAGGAAGTCGCTCGCCTGCAGGGCGAAGTGCAGCGCGTCGGCGGCAAGCTGGCCAATGAAGGCTTCGTCGCCAAGGCGCCGGCCGAAGTGCTGGACAAGGAACGCGCCAAGCTGGCCGAGGCCGAGCAGGCGCTGAGCAAGCTGGTGGAACAGCGCGGCAAGATCGCCGCGCTCTGATCCCAGCGCAATACCCACAGGCCCGCGCCCTAACCGGCGCGGGTTTTGTTTTTTCTGCAGAGGCCCCACTCGGCCTCCGTTTCATCGATTGACCGGTACCCCCATGACTGCCCGCTCCCCTTCCCTACTCGACGCGCTGCTGCCCATTGGCGTGCTCGTCGTGCTGCTCGGCCTTTCCGTCTACCTGTTCGGCGACGGCTCCTCCAGCGGACCGAACCAGATCGCGCTGATGAGCGCCGCCTTCGTCGCCGGCCTGGTCGGACTGAAGAACGGCCTGCGCTGGGCCGATATCGAGGAAGGCATACTCGCCGGCATCCATATGGCGATGAAGGCCAACCTGATCCTGCTGGCGGTCGGCGCCCTGATCGGCACCTGGATTCTCGCCGGCACCGTGCCGACCATGATCTGGCTGGGCCTGAAGCTGATCAGCGCCGAGTACTTCTACGTCACCAGCTGCCTGATCTGCGCGCTCACCGCGCTGTCCATCGGCAGCTCCTGGACGGTGGCCGGCACCCTCGGCATCGGCCTGATGGGCGTGGCCGCGGGCCTGGGGCTGGATCCAGCGATCACCGCCGGGGCGATCATTTCCGGCGCCTACTTCGGCGACAAGCTGTCGCCGCTGTCGGACACCACCAACCTGGCCCCGGCCGCCGCCGGCGCCGATCTGTTCGCGCACATCCGCAACATGCTGCGTACCACCACGCCGGCGCTGCTGATCGCCCTGGCGATCTTCTTCGTGCTCGGCCAGCAGGCCGGCGCCAGCCACGACACCGGGCGTATCGCCGAGGTGCTGGCGGCGCTGGAGGCGCAGTTCCGCCTGGGCTGGCATCTGCTGCTGCCGGTGGCCTTCCTGCTGTTTCTTGCCATGCGCCAGTGGGCGGCCTTTCCGGCGGTGTTTCTCGCCGCGCTGCTCGGCGCGGTGTTCGCCCTGGTGTTTCAGCCGGAGGTGATGAGCCGCCTGGCCGATCCGGCGGCCGGCGTCCTGGCGCCGCTGAAAACGGTGTGGAGCGCGCTGTTCGCCGGCTACGAGTCAGCCAGCGGCAATGCCGAGCTGGACGGTCTGCTGTCCAAGGGCGGCATGGGCAGCATGCTCACCACCGTGTGGCTGATCATCTGCGCCATGTGCTTCGGCGGCGTGCTGGAGCGCCTGGGCCTGCTGCAACGCCTGCTGCAGAGCGCGTTGCGCCTGGTGCGCAGCGACAGCGGCCTGGTTGCCAGCACCATCACCACCAGCATCGGCACCAATGTCATCACCGCCGACCAGTACATCGCCCTGGTGCTGCCGGGACGCATGTACCGCGCCGAGTACGAGAAACGCAGCCTGGCGCCGACCAGCCTGTCGCGCGCCCTGGAAGACGGCGGCACCCTGACTTCGGTGCTGGTGCCCTGGAACACCTGCGGCGCCTACATGGCCGCCACCCTCGGCGTGGCCACCCTGAGCTACCTGCCGTACTGCTTCTTCAACCTGATCATGCCGGTGCTGGCCATCGTCCTGGCCTACGTGCTGCCGCCCAAGCGCCAGGCGCAGGAAGTCTGAGCGAGCCGTGGCTAACGGCGCGCTGGGCGCAGCGCCGTTGGCCATGCAGCAGAAACTGCCGCGCTCCCGCCATCTACGAGGGCTGGAGCCCCAGGCTCTTACAGAATCTCGCCAAAAAGTATCGTTTGACTTCTCCAAAGCAGTGTTTTCAGCGCTGCCCACTCCCAATTGCCGAACTTTTCAGGCATCTTCTGCGGCCTCCCCCGGAGGCCTTACGCCGGGGGCTTCCACTCTTATAAAAATCGGAACCCTGATCATGTATGCGTTGATGGCACTCGTCTTTGTCCTCGGCTACCTGTGCATTGCACTGGAGCACCCGTTGAAGATCGACAAGGCGGCCTCAGCGCTGCTCACCGCCGTGGTGGCCTGGACTCTTCTGGTCCTGGGTGCGGACAGCATCCTGCCGCTGCTCGGTACGGGTACCGCCGGCGCCAGCACCAACAGCCATCATGTGATCGAGGAGCTGCGCCATCACCTGGGCGAGATCTCCGAGATCCTGTTCTTCCTCATGGGCGCCATGACCATCGTCGAGCTGATCGACGCCCACGAAGGCTTCAAGGTGATCACCGACCGCATCCGCACCACCAAGCGCGTGCACCTGCTGTGGCTGGTGGGCCTGATCACCTTCTTCCTGTCCGCCGCGCTGGACAACCTGGCCACCACCATCGTGATGATCTCGCTGCTGCGCAAACTGATCGCCGACAAGCACGAGCGCTGGTTCTACGCCGGTATCGTGGTGATCGCCGCCAACTCCGGCGGCGCCTGGTCGCCCATCGGCGACGTGACCACCACCATGCTGTGGATCGGCAACCAGATCACCGCCACCGGTATCGTCGTCAAGCTGATCGTGCCCAGCCTGATCTGCCTGCTGGTGCCGCTGATCATCATGAGCTTCCGCCTCAAGGGCGAGGTCATCCCGCCGCGCCTGAAGGAAAGCGCCGAAAGCCGCCGCGACCCGACCACCCCGTTCGAGCGCAACCTGGTGTTCTGCTTAGGGCTAGGCGCGCTGATCTTCGTGCCGATCTTCAAGACCATCACCCATCTGCCGCCGTACATGGGCATCCTCTTCGGCCTGAGCGTACTGTGGGTGACCACCGAAATCATTCACCGCAGCAAGAACAGCGAAGACAAGGACCCGCTGTCGGTGGTCGGTGTACTGCGCCGCATCGACATCACCAGCGTGCTGTTCTTCCTCGGCATCCTGCTGGCAGTGTCGGCCCTGTCCAGCGCCGGCCACCTGATCCAGGTCGCCACCTACCTCAAGGACGGCCTCGGCAACGTCTACAGCATCGCCATTTCCATCGGCCTGCTGTCGGCCGTGGTGGACAACGTGCCGATGGTCGCCGGCGCCATGAAGATGTATCCGCTGGTCAGCCCGGAAGCCCTGGCGGCTGCCGCGGCGGACGAGCTGCCATGGCTGAGCAACTTCGTGGTCAACGGCAACTTCTGGGAAATGCTCGCCTACTGCGCCGGCACCGGCGGCAGCTGCCTGATCATCGGCTCGGCGGCCGGCGTGGCGGCCATGGGCATGGAGAAGATCAACTTCATCTGGTACCTGAAGAAGATCACCGGCCTGGCCTTCATCGGTTACCTGGCCGGTGCCGTCACCTATATGCTGATGTTCGCCGCCTGATCCCGGTGCGGCGCTCGGCCCCGAACAGGAAGTCGCCATGCACACGAGCAAGACCCGCACCAGCTTCTACCGCCGCCTCTACCTGGCCTGGCTGATCGACAGCGGCCAGGCCACCAGCGTCCCGGCGTTGATGGCCGCCACCGGCATGCCGCGACGCACCGCGCAGGACACCCTCGCCGCGCTGGAGGAACTGGATATCGACTGCCGGTTCGAGCAGGGCGAGGGCGAGCGCAACAACGCCGGCCACTACCTGATCCACGACTGGGGGCCGATCGACAAGCGCTGGATCGCCGCCCACCTGCAGCAGATCAAGACCACGCTGGGTTATCCCTGAAATAATCGCGCCCGTATGTCATGGGAATTGCGATGAATCCTGATCTGCTCTGGGTGCTGGCCTTGCTGGCCGGCGCCGTCACCCTCTTCGTCATCGGCAGGCCACGCATGGACGTGGTCGCTCTGCTGGTGCTGGTCGCCCTGCCGCTGACCGGTGTGCTCGACCTGCAACAGACCCTGGCCGGCTTCAGCGACGCCAACGTCATCCTGATTGCCGCGCTGTTCGTCATCGGCGACGGCCTGGTGCGCACCGGCATCGCCTACCGTCTGGGCGACTGGCTGGTGGCCAGGGCCGGCAGCAGCGAGACGCGCCTGCTGATACTGCTGATGCTGGCGGTGGCCGGGCTGGGTTCGGTGATGAGCTCCACCGGGGTGGTGGCGATTTTCATCCCCGTGGTGCTCGGCGTGGCTGCGCGCCTGCGCATCGCCCCGGCGCGGCTGATGATGCCGCTGGCCTTTGCCGGGCTGATCAGCGGCATGCTCACCCTGGTGGCCACCCCGCCGAACCTGGTGGTGCACGCCGAACTGCGCCGCGCCGGTCTGGACGGCTTCGGTTTTTTCGATTTCACCCCCATCGGCCTGGCCATCCTGGTGCTGGGTATCGGTTACATGCTGCTGGCGCGGCGCTGGCTGGTGCGCAAGGGCGCCGGTGACGCTGCCGAGCCACCGCGCCTGACCCTGGCCGACCTGGCCGAGCGCTACCGCCTGGGCGAACGCGAGCGACGCCTGCAGGTGCGTGCCGACTCGCCCCTGGCCAACCAGGTGCTCAACGAGCTGGCCCTGCGTCGCGATCACGGCATCAATGTCATCGCCATCGAGCGCCGCCAGCGCCTGCGTACCCTGCTGCTGATGGCCAGCGGCAATACCCTGCTGGAGCCGGGCGACGTGCTGCTGGTGGACATCGCCAGCCCCACCATCGGCCTGCTCGGCAGCTACCAGGCGCTGGGCCTGGAACCCATGCCGCTGCCGCATTCGTACTTCAGCCTGCATACCCATGAGCTGGGCCTGGCCGAGGTGGCGCTGCCACCGGAGTCGCAACTACCCGGCAAGACCATTCAGGAACTGGGCATTCGCTCGCGGCACAAGCTCAACGTGGTCGGCCTGCGCCGCCAGGGCCAGGCGCTGGAAGGCGTGCTGGTGGACGAAAAGCTCAAGGCCTCCGACACCCTGCTGGTGGCCGGTGCCTGGCGCGACATCCACCGCCTGCAGGGGCTGAGCCGCGATTTTCTGGTGCTCAGCCTGCCGGCGGAGGTGGCCGAGGTGGCGCCAGCCGCGCGCAAGGCGCCCTACGCGCTGCTCAGCCTGGCGGTGATGGTGGGGCTGATGGTCAGCGGCCTGGTGCCCAACGTGCAGGCCGCGCTGATCGCCTGCCTGCTGCTGGGCGCGTTTCGCTGCATCGACCTGGACAGTGCCTACCGCGCCATCCACTGGCCGACGCTGATCCTCATCGTCGGCATGCTGCCCTTCGCCCAGGCGCTGCAGCAAACCGGCGGCGTCGAGCTGGCCGTGCAGGGGCTGGTAAGTGGCCTGGGCGATGCCGGGCCACGCTTGATACTCGCCAGCCTGTTCGCCCTCACCGCGGTGATCGGCCTGTTCATCTCCAACACTGCCACCGCGGTGCTGATGGCCCCGGTGGCCATCGCCACGGCGCAGGCGCTGGGCGCCTCGCCGCTGCCCTTCGCCATGACCGTGGCGCTGGCGGCGTCGGCCGCCTTCATGACGCCGATCTCCTCGCCGGTGAACACCCTGGTGCTCGGCCCCGGGCAATACCGCTTCGGCGACTTCGTGCGCATCGGCGTACCCTTCACCCTGCTGGTGATGCTGGTCAGCGTGCTGCTGGTGCCACTGATCTTTCCGCTCTGAGGTCGACGAACACTCGGCCCCTCAGCGAATCACGCGGCCGGCGGCACTACCAGCGCATCGCTGTCGACCGTGGCCAGCAGACGACTGGCCACGCTGCCCAGAAAGAAGCGCGACAACCCTTCGCGGGCATGGGTGCCGAGCACCAGCAGGTCGGCACCGGATTGGCGCAGCGCCTCGCCGATCACTCCCTCGGGCGAGCCCACATGCACTTGCAGACGCTCGTTCGCCAGGCTCACTCCGTCCTCGCTCAGGCGCTCGACCAGCTGCTGACGCAGCAGTTCGCGCTGATTCTGCAGCACCTCGACGCTCAGTCCAGCTTCCATCATCGCGCCCGGCGCCACCGGCTCCACTGCACCGACCACATGGAAGTCATCGGCAGCCAGCAGACCCAGTTGGCGAGCCTGGCGCAAGGCCTGCTGCGAGGTGCGCGACAGATCCATCGCCAGCAGGGCATGACGGTACTCGCGGGTGACCGGGCCGTTGACCCGCAGCACCGGCAGATGGCTGCTGCGCACCACGCGCTCCAGGGTGGTGCCGACGAAGAAGTCGCGCAGCGCCGATTTGCGATGCGCGCCCACCACCAGCAGGTCGGCGCCCATGCCCTGGGCGCTCTCGACGATGATCGCCGCAGGCTCGCCACTGCCCACCACCACGTGCGGACGGCTGCCGGCCTGCTCGGCCAGGCGCTCGGCCTGCGCATGCAGCAGCGTCTCGGCCTGCTGCACCTGACTGGCGACGTGTTCGGCCGGCGCATCGTCGTCGATCACGTGCAGCAGACACCACTCGCCGCCACCCTGGCGGCGGATCAGTTGCACGGCACGCTGCACGGCGTGAGCCGAGCGCTCGGACAGATCGGTGGCTACCAGAATCTTGATCATTGCGTTCTCCTCGACAGGCTCTTGGCCCGTTCCATTGAGCACCTGGCAAAGCCCTCAGTGCTTGATGCAGATCAGGCCGAGCGTAAAGAAACCGTCTATGGTCCTAGCGGAACATCGATGGAGGCTCCCGAATGGACACTCGGCTCCCTGAAAACTCTGACAGCGCCTGGCACCAACTGACTCCGCAACAAGCGTTGGACGCCCAACAGAGCAGCCAGACCGGTCTCAGCGACGCAGAGGCCAGCGCGCGCCTGCAACGCCATGGCCCCAATCGCCTGCCGCCGCCCAAGCGACGCGGCCCTTTGTTGCGTTTGCTGTACCAGTTCCACAACGTGCTGCTGTACATGATGATGGCCGCCGCCCTGGTCACCGCCCTGCTCGGCCACTGGGTCGATACCGGGGTGATCCTCGCCGCGGTGCTGATCAACGTGGTGATCGGCTTCATCCAGGAAGGCAAGGCGGAGAATGCCCTCGACGCCATCCGCAGCCTGCTGTCGCCGCACGCCCTGGTGCTGCGCGGCGGCGAACGCCGGGAGATCGACGCCGAACAGCTGGTGCCCGGCGACATCGTCCTGCTCGCCTCCGGCGACAAGGTGCCGGCCGACCTGCGCCTGATCAGCGTGAAGAACCTGCTGGTGGAAGAAGCGGCGCTGACCGGCGAATCGCTGCCGGTGGAAAAGTCCCTGGCCCATTGCCAGGCGGACGCAGCGCTGGGCGACCGGCGCTGCATGGCCTATTCCGGCACCCTGGTGGCCAGCGGTCAGGCCAGCGGGGTGGTGGTGGCCACCGGTGCGGATACCGAGCTGGGCCGCATCGGCGCCATGCTGCAGCAGGTGCAGGCAATGACCACGCCGCTGCTGCGGCAGATCGAGCAGTTCAGCCGCTGGCTGGCGCTGGCCATCCTGATCTTCGCCATGGCCACCTTCGCCCTCGGCACCTTCTGGCACGGCCAGGACCCGGCCGAGATGTTCATGATGGTGGTGGCGCTGACCGCCGCCGCCATCCCCGAAGGCCTGCCGGCACTGATGACGGTGATCCTCGCCCTCGGCGTGCAGCGCATGGCCGGGCGCAACGCCATCGTGCGGCGTCTGCCGGCGGTGGAAACCCTCGGCTCGGTAACGGTGATCTGCTCGGACAAGACCGGCACCCTGACGCGCAACGAAATGACCGTGCAGCGCCTGGTCAGCGCTAGCCGGGTGCTCGACGTCAGCGGCGTCGGCTATGCCCCGGAGGGCGCCTTCCATCTCGACGGCGCGCTGGTCGAGCCGGATGCCGCGCTGCTGGAAATCGCCCGCGCCGCCACCCTGTGCAACGACGCCCAGCTGCAGCAGGACGCCGCCGGAACCTGGCGCCTGCAGGGCGACCCCACCGAGGGCGCCCTGCACACCCTGGCGTTGAAGGCCGGGCTGGACACCCCGACGCTGAACCTGCAGTTGCCGCGTAGCGACACCATCCCCTTCGAGTCCGAGCACCGCTTCATGGCCAGCCTGCACCATGACCACCAGGGCCATGGCGTGATCTACCTCAAGGGCGCGCCTGAGCGCCTGCTGGAGATGTGCAGCGGCCAGCGCGATGCCGACGGTGGCGTGCAACCGCTGGACGCCGACTACTGGCGGCGCCAGGCCACCGATCTGGCGGCCCGCGGCCTGCGCCTGCTGGCCATCGCCAGCCGCACGGTAAGCGCCGAGCAGCGCAGCCTGAGCTTCGCCGACGTGGAACAGGACATGTGCCTGCTGGCCCTGGTCGGCATCATCGACCCACCGCGCGAGGAAGCCATCGCCGCCGTCGCCGAATGCCAGCGCGCCGGCATCCGGGTGAAGATGATCACCGGCGACCACGCCGAAACCGCGCGCGCCATCGGCGCCCAGCTGGGTATCGGTGTCGGCCTGCCGGCGCTGACCGGCGCGGAGCTGGAACTGCTCGACGAGCGCCGTCTGCGCGAGGTGCTGCCCGGCGTCGAGGTATTCGCCCGCGCCAGCCCCGAGCACAAGCTGCGCCTGGTGCAGGCCATGCAGGCCAGCGGCGAGGTGGTGGCGATGACCGGCGACGGCGTCAACGACGCCCCGGCCCTCAAGCGCGCCGACGTTGGCGTGGCCATGGGCGACAAGGGCACCGAAGCGGCCAAGGAGGCAGCCGAAGTGGTGCTGACCGACGACAACTTCGCCACCATCGCCGGCGCCGTGCGCGAGGGCCGGGCGATCTACGACAACCTGAAGAAGTTCATCCTCTTCGCCCTGCCCACCAACGGCGGCCAGGCGCTGATCGTGATCGCCGCCATCCTGTTCCAGCTGACCCTGCCGCTGACCCCGGCGCAGGTGCTGTGGATCAACATGGTCACCTCGGTGACCCTGGGCCTGGCGCTGGCCTTCGAACCGGCCGAGGCCGGGCTGATGGACCGTCCGCCGCGAGCGCCGGACGAGCCCTTGCTGTCGGGCTTGTTCGTCTGGCGCGTGCTGCTGGTGTCGCTGCTGATGGCCGGTGCCGGCATCGGCCTGTTCCTCTGGGAACTGCAGCAGGGCACCGGGCTGGACAGCGCAAGGACCATGGCGCTGAACGCGGTGGTGATGTGCGAGGTGTTCTACCTGATCAACAGCCGACGCATCTTCGCCTCGGTGCTCAGCCTCGACGGCCTGCTGGGCAGCCGCGCGGTGCTGCTGGCGATCGCCGCCTGCCTGCTGCTGCAGGCGCTGTACACCTACGCGCCGCCGATGCAGCGGCTGTTCAATTCCACCGCGCTGGATGCGGCGCAGTGGGCGCGCGTGGTGCTGGCCGGGCTGGCGGTGTTCTGCATCGCCGAGCTGGAGAAGTGGGTGATTCGTCGTTTGCGCCTGCAGCCGAGCGGGTGACCGCGGTGCGCACGGCGCACCCTACGGAGCGCAGGGTGTCGCGGGGCCGCCCAGGCCGTGCGCACCAACCGTTCTACGCCCGCT
Coding sequences:
- a CDS encoding valine--tRNA ligase is translated as MDKTYQPHAIESNWYQTWEQNNYFAPQGSGEPYTIMIPPPNVTGSLHMGHGFNNAIMDALIRFRRMQGRNTLWQPGTDHAGIATQMVVERQLAAQGIGRHDLGREKFLEKVWEWKNQSGGTITRQIRRLGSSVDWSRERFTMDDGLSEAVKEAFVRLHEDGLIYRGKRLVNWDTKFHTAISDLEVENHDEKGSLWNLRYPLADGKKTADGKDYLIVATTRPETMLGDSAVAVHPEDERYKALIGSFVELPLVGRRIPIVADDYCDPEFGTGCVKITPAHDFNDYEVGKRHNLPLINIFDADAAVLARAQVFNLDGSVNSIVDGSLPAEYAGLDRFEARKRIVAAFEAAGLLEKIEDHALKVPKGDRSGTVIEPWLTDQWYVSTKPLAEKAIAVVESGEIQFVPKQYENMYFSWMRDIQDWCISRQLWWGHRIPAWYDEAGNVYVGRDEAEVRAKHNLEGVALRQDEDVLDTWFSSGLWTFSTLGWPEQTDFLKTFHPTDVLVTGFDIIFFWVARMIMLSTHLTGQIPFKTVYVHGLVRDGQGQKMSKSKGNVLDPLDIVDGITLDELLEKRTSGMMQPKLAEKIAKQTRAEFPEGIASYGTDALRFTFCSLATTGRDVKFDMGRVEGYRNFCNKLWNATNFVLENTEGKDCGVNGEPVELSAVDRWIISALQRCEQDVTRHLDAFRFDLATQALYEFVWDEYCAWYLELVKPVLWDETASAERQRGTRRTLVRVLEVILRLAHPFMPFITEEIWQRIKALAGKDGATLMLQPWPVAAEERIDAAAEADIEWVKQLMLGVRQIRGEMKISMAKRIDIIVANASDSDLRRLADFEPLLSKLAKLESVRVLGAGEEAPMSATALVGEMQVLVPMAGLIDKDAELARLDKEVARLQGEVQRVGGKLANEGFVAKAPAEVLDKERAKLAEAEQALSKLVEQRGKIAAL
- the nhaC gene encoding Na+/H+ antiporter NhaC — encoded protein: MTARSPSLLDALLPIGVLVVLLGLSVYLFGDGSSSGPNQIALMSAAFVAGLVGLKNGLRWADIEEGILAGIHMAMKANLILLAVGALIGTWILAGTVPTMIWLGLKLISAEYFYVTSCLICALTALSIGSSWTVAGTLGIGLMGVAAGLGLDPAITAGAIISGAYFGDKLSPLSDTTNLAPAAAGADLFAHIRNMLRTTTPALLIALAIFFVLGQQAGASHDTGRIAEVLAALEAQFRLGWHLLLPVAFLLFLAMRQWAAFPAVFLAALLGAVFALVFQPEVMSRLADPAAGVLAPLKTVWSALFAGYESASGNAELDGLLSKGGMGSMLTTVWLIICAMCFGGVLERLGLLQRLLQSALRLVRSDSGLVASTITTSIGTNVITADQYIALVLPGRMYRAEYEKRSLAPTSLSRALEDGGTLTSVLVPWNTCGAYMAATLGVATLSYLPYCFFNLIMPVLAIVLAYVLPPKRQAQEV
- the nhaD gene encoding sodium:proton antiporter NhaD; this translates as MYALMALVFVLGYLCIALEHPLKIDKAASALLTAVVAWTLLVLGADSILPLLGTGTAGASTNSHHVIEELRHHLGEISEILFFLMGAMTIVELIDAHEGFKVITDRIRTTKRVHLLWLVGLITFFLSAALDNLATTIVMISLLRKLIADKHERWFYAGIVVIAANSGGAWSPIGDVTTTMLWIGNQITATGIVVKLIVPSLICLLVPLIIMSFRLKGEVIPPRLKESAESRRDPTTPFERNLVFCLGLGALIFVPIFKTITHLPPYMGILFGLSVLWVTTEIIHRSKNSEDKDPLSVVGVLRRIDITSVLFFLGILLAVSALSSAGHLIQVATYLKDGLGNVYSIAISIGLLSAVVDNVPMVAGAMKMYPLVSPEALAAAAADELPWLSNFVVNGNFWEMLAYCAGTGGSCLIIGSAAGVAAMGMEKINFIWYLKKITGLAFIGYLAGAVTYMLMFAA
- a CDS encoding winged helix-turn-helix domain-containing protein, whose product is MHTSKTRTSFYRRLYLAWLIDSGQATSVPALMAATGMPRRTAQDTLAALEELDIDCRFEQGEGERNNAGHYLIHDWGPIDKRWIAAHLQQIKTTLGYP
- a CDS encoding SLC13 family permease, with amino-acid sequence MNPDLLWVLALLAGAVTLFVIGRPRMDVVALLVLVALPLTGVLDLQQTLAGFSDANVILIAALFVIGDGLVRTGIAYRLGDWLVARAGSSETRLLILLMLAVAGLGSVMSSTGVVAIFIPVVLGVAARLRIAPARLMMPLAFAGLISGMLTLVATPPNLVVHAELRRAGLDGFGFFDFTPIGLAILVLGIGYMLLARRWLVRKGAGDAAEPPRLTLADLAERYRLGERERRLQVRADSPLANQVLNELALRRDHGINVIAIERRQRLRTLLLMASGNTLLEPGDVLLVDIASPTIGLLGSYQALGLEPMPLPHSYFSLHTHELGLAEVALPPESQLPGKTIQELGIRSRHKLNVVGLRRQGQALEGVLVDEKLKASDTLLVAGAWRDIHRLQGLSRDFLVLSLPAEVAEVAPAARKAPYALLSLAVMVGLMVSGLVPNVQAALIACLLLGAFRCIDLDSAYRAIHWPTLILIVGMLPFAQALQQTGGVELAVQGLVSGLGDAGPRLILASLFALTAVIGLFISNTATAVLMAPVAIATAQALGASPLPFAMTVALAASAAFMTPISSPVNTLVLGPGQYRFGDFVRIGVPFTLLVMLVSVLLVPLIFPL
- a CDS encoding universal stress protein, coding for MIKILVATDLSERSAHAVQRAVQLIRRQGGGEWCLLHVIDDDAPAEHVASQVQQAETLLHAQAERLAEQAGSRPHVVVGSGEPAAIIVESAQGMGADLLVVGAHRKSALRDFFVGTTLERVVRSSHLPVLRVNGPVTREYRHALLAMDLSRTSQQALRQARQLGLLAADDFHVVGAVEPVAPGAMMEAGLSVEVLQNQRELLRQQLVERLSEDGVSLANERLQVHVGSPEGVIGEALRQSGADLLVLGTHAREGLSRFFLGSVASRLLATVDSDALVVPPAA